GTGCGCATCACGGCCCCGGTTCTCCCACGTGCAACGATGGAGCGGGTGCTGGAAATCATCCGCAAGGATGTGGATGAGAGCAACGTGCGGATTGATAATCCGACGCAGAATCTCGAAAGCTACTTCCTGGATGTGGTGCAAAAAGCGCGCCAGGCGGCGGAAGAAACCTCCGGGGCGACGTCGGGTCACAAAGTTGCAGATTATCTGCGCGGTGATGCGGAAGGCAAGCCGGCGACCGACAAGATTTTGGAACGCTTGACGTCATCACAAGCCAGTTCAAGTGCGCCCGTGATTAGTTCAGTGCCGCAGCCGGTTGAGGCGGTGGATACGAAGAAACTGGAAGCACTCACACTTCCGAAAGAACCAACCCCGCAACCACCTGCACCTGCCAAAGTAGATGTGGAGAAAACGAAGGCAGAGTTGGAAAAAGCGAACGAGAAACTTTCATCACTGCTCGGCAACCCGGGCAAAGACAAGTAGGCATTAGTTCATGCAATCATTCGAGGTTTTCAAGCATCCCGACACAGGTTACCAAGCCGTCAAACGCGGCTTTTCGTGGCCGGGATTCTTTTTCACCTGGATATGGGCATTCAGCAGGCGGATGTGGTTGACGGGAATTATTCTACTCCTGATAGCACTGCCCATAGTTTTACTGTTTGTTGAGGTATTTCGAGAAAATCCAATCCTCGCGCTGACCAGTGCGTTGCTGTTCATGTTGACTGTAGGGCTCAGGGGAAACGGATGGCGCAGTCATAACCTGGAAGTGCGCGGTGGCAGGCTGCTGGGCACGATGAAGGCCAGGGATGCAGCAGAGGCGACGAGCAAGGTGGCGGCATCAGGTGGAACCATTCCGGCGGATTTGAAGGCAGGTCCAAGGTCGGCGGGTTTACTGGCCGTCCCGCAGTCGGTGCAGAGAATTTTTGCCATGGTTACGTTGACCTGGAAGGCAGCTTTTAGATATCGCCTGTTTTGGGTTTTGACGGGATTGCTGCTATGCGCCGTGGTGGGATTGCCGTTGTTGATCAAGGATGATGGAACGGCGGAAGGTTTTACCCAGATTTTGCTGACCTACACGTTGAGCGCGATTACGGCGATACTTGGGTTTTGCACGTTGTGGCTGGCTTGTGGGACACTGGCGCGGGATGTGGAGGAATGCCAGATTCAGATGGTGGCCGTGAAGCCAATTGGGCGGTGGCAAATCTGGTTGGGCAAGTGGTTGGGAATTATCACCCTGAACGCGGCGTTGCTGGCGATCAGCGGATTCAGCATTTATGGATTGCTGGAATATCGCGCGAAGAAACTGCCGGCTGAGGAGCAGGTGAAGTTAAGGAATGAAGTGTTGGTATCGCGCGGGTCGGCCAAGGAACAGAATATGGCGCCGGTGATCGAGAAGGAAACCGACAAGCGATTTGAAGAACGGATCAAGAAGAGCGGCACCAAAGGCATCGATTTAAAAACTGTCCGCCAACAGATTAGTGAACAGGTGAAAGCGGAGTTGCAGGTGGTGCCTCCCAACGGTGTGCGCCCCTGGGTCATTCATCTTGGCTCGGCCAAGGATTCTCTGAAGAACCAGCCGTTGTATATCAGGTCAAAATTTAATACGGCGGATGCGAGTGCGTCGGGAACCTTCTACGGACAATGGCAGGTGGGTCTGCCCAAGAAGACCGCCATCTGGCAGAGCGACGTGATGAGCCTGGCCCCGGAAACATTTCATGAATTTCGAATCGAGCCCAATCTGTTCGACGACAAGGGCGATCTCTACATTCTGTTCCATAATCCCAACGAAGTGGCGATGCTATTTCCATTGGATGAAGGGATGGAGGTTTTGTATCGGGAGGGCGGGTTTGCGCTTAATTTTGCACGTGGGCTGACGATTATTTTTTGTTGGATGGCGTTACTGGCGGCCCTGGGGTTGGCGGCGGCGAGCTTTTTGTCATTTCCGGTGGCGGCGTTTGTGTGTGTGGCGGTTTTGACGATGGTGTTTTCCAGCGGCACGCTTTCGAACGTGGTCTCCGAAGGGACGATCATGGGTTATAACGAGGAGAAGGGGACGGTTGGACATTCCGTCCTGGATCAGGTCATGGTGCCAACCTTCAAAGGCATATTGCAAATCATCAATCTGGCGCGGGACTTTTCACCGATCGATTCGTTGAGCACGGGGCGAAGCATCACTTGGACACAATTGGGCCTGGCGGCAGCACAGATTGTGTTGTTGCTGGGTGGGATTCTGGCTGTGGGTGGGATTTTCATCTTTAATCGGCGCGAGTTGGCCACTGCCCAAGGAACCAATTAACGATGAGCAGCAAAGTTAAAAAAATCATTTTAGGGATTCTGGCGGTGCTGCTGCTGGTGGGGGTGTCACAGATACAGAATTCGTTGAATCGCGACCGTGATGCGTTGGGGCTGAATGCCTATACGGAATTGAAGGGGGCGCCGCCGGTGCTCGCCTTGACGACGGTGGCGCTGGGAGGATTTCGCGGGTTGATCTCGAACGTGCTGTGGATTCGCGCGAACGACATGCAGGATGACGGGAAGTATTTCGAAATGGTTCAGCTGGCGGATTGGATTACAAAGCTCGAGCCGCATTTCACCCAGGTCTGGCTCGTGCAGGCGTGGAACATGGCTTACAACATCTCGGTTAAATTTACCGATGCGAAGGATCGTTGGCGCTGGGTGCAGCGCGGCATTGAGTTGTTGCGAGATGATGGATTGCGCTATAACCCCCATGAGTTGTTGATGTATCGCGAACTGGCATGGTTTTTTCAGCATAAGATGGGGCAAAACCTGGACGACGCGCACATGTATTACAAGCAGATGTGGGCGAACGAAATGTACAAGGTTTTTGGAGTTCAACGCCCGAACTGGGATGAACTGATTGATCCCAAAACTCCCGAGCAGAAAGAGCGTTCACGTCTGTTGCAGGAAAAGTTCAAGATGGACCCGAAGTTCATGAAAGAGGTGGACGAGAAGTATGGTCCGCTGGAATGGCGCATGCCGGAAGCAAGTGCGATTTATTGGGCGGCACAGGGATTGGATCATGCCAAGAAAAACGAAAAACGGATCAGCCAGGACGATTTGATCA
This DNA window, taken from Pedosphaera parvula Ellin514, encodes the following:
- a CDS encoding ABC transporter permease, whose protein sequence is MQSFEVFKHPDTGYQAVKRGFSWPGFFFTWIWAFSRRMWLTGIILLLIALPIVLLFVEVFRENPILALTSALLFMLTVGLRGNGWRSHNLEVRGGRLLGTMKARDAAEATSKVAASGGTIPADLKAGPRSAGLLAVPQSVQRIFAMVTLTWKAAFRYRLFWVLTGLLLCAVVGLPLLIKDDGTAEGFTQILLTYTLSAITAILGFCTLWLACGTLARDVEECQIQMVAVKPIGRWQIWLGKWLGIITLNAALLAISGFSIYGLLEYRAKKLPAEEQVKLRNEVLVSRGSAKEQNMAPVIEKETDKRFEERIKKSGTKGIDLKTVRQQISEQVKAELQVVPPNGVRPWVIHLGSAKDSLKNQPLYIRSKFNTADASASGTFYGQWQVGLPKKTAIWQSDVMSLAPETFHEFRIEPNLFDDKGDLYILFHNPNEVAMLFPLDEGMEVLYREGGFALNFARGLTIIFCWMALLAALGLAAASFLSFPVAAFVCVAVLTMVFSSGTLSNVVSEGTIMGYNEEKGTVGHSVLDQVMVPTFKGILQIINLARDFSPIDSLSTGRSITWTQLGLAAAQIVLLLGGILAVGGIFIFNRRELATAQGTN